Part of the Caulifigura coniformis genome, CCCAGTTCTTCTGGGTCTCGGGGTTTCGGTCGTTGAAGGTCGCCTGGACCATCCGGCTGTTCAGAAGCAGCCCTTCGACCTTCTTTCCCTTCCAGGCCCGACCTTCGTAGGTCGGTCGGCCGTTGAGATGGAACGCGTCGCCGACGATCGTCACCGACGTCTTCCGGTCCATCTGGGCGTCGGCCCCGGCCGGAACAAGGATAGCCAGAGCAACCAGCCAGAACTTCATGGTGAGGCTCCATGGAGAACGGAAAAAGAGATCGACGTTCACTCGCGCGGGGACGCCGCCCGAGGCCTACAAGCCGGCACCGAAATCGTCTGACTTTGGGGAAGGAGGCGGCTCCTGCGACGCGGCCGGTGGTGTGGACTGGTCCGGAGGCGATTGAGTTGGCGCAGCTTGAGTCGCTTCGCCGCGGTTGCGATCGCGGTCACGGTCGCGGTTCCGACGGCGTTTCTTCTTCGGCTGATCCCCTGTGGCGGGGACAGAGGCGTTTGCGGCCGGTGATTCGACGCCAGGCACCTGCTCGTTCGTCGTCTCGGCGGAGGGGTGAGCCGGTTTCGGCGGACCCTGCTTCCCGGGAGGCGACCCATGGCGCGGTGGCTTCGGGCCCGGACCTCCTTTCCCACGCGGGCGTTCCTGCGGACGGCCTTTCTCGCGCGGAGGCTGTTGCCCGCCGGGACGCGGAGCGTGGCCCGGTTTTTCTCCTTGCGCCTGCGGCGGTCCCTGACGTGGGGGACGTGGTGGGCGGGGAGGTCTTGGCGCCGGCGCGGACGGAGTGGTCGCGTCGCCAGAGGCCGAGGCCGGTTCGAACTCGTCCGGTGGAAGCTCGTCTTCCTCGTAGAACCGGGGGACCGGGCGTGGCTCCGGGCGCACAACCCGCTTCCCTTCGACCAGCGTCATGAACTTCGGCGGGTCCTGACAGCGGCAGAGGACCGTCGTTTCAGTCTGCCCGACCATGCGCTCGCGGCCGCATGCCGCGCAGCGCCACTGGCGTCGGATTTCGGGCGAGAGATGGAGGCCGGGACCGCGCATTGTTCTGGAGGGGCCTGGATGCTGGTGGAGGAAAGAACCGCCGCGTTGGAGGACTCCTATTATTCGTGCCGGGCGACCCGGGCCGGAAGCGTCCCGGCGTGAAAAGTCTCCGATTTCGGGAGGCAGGCCGTTCCAGGGTCGCACACTGCGGCCTTTTCAGGCCGGAGCGTTCAGCGAATCAAGCGTCTGCGCGAACTCCAGCGCGCTGCGATAACGCTTCGCCGGCTCTTTCTCCATCGCCTTCAGGCAGGCGGACTCAAGGGCCGGAGGAAGATCAGGCAAGTGCCTCCGGAGCGGAGTCGGCGGATCGGCGACGATGCTGCCGAGGAGCGTCGCAAGGTTGCCGCTGAAGGGGACGGAGTTGGTCAGCAGTTCGTAGAGCAGCACTCCGAGGGCGTAGATGTCGCAGGCGGGCCCGATGTCCGCGGGATCCGCCGTGATCTGTTCGGGCGCCATGTATCCCGGCGTTCCGGCCACGGCCCCCGTCGGAGTCAGCAATGAGTCGGTCGCGTTGATGCTCCGCGCCATGCCGAAGTCCATGACGATCGGCTCACCGTCGGGCGCCAGCATGATGTTTCCGGGCTTCAGGTCGCGATGAATGATTCCGGCGTCATGCGCGACCTGGACGATGCGCGCCAGCGCGCTGACGAGCGCCAGGCTGTCCGGGATGGAATAGCGGCGGCCGCCGTCGAGCGTCTCGGCCAGCGTCCGGCCGGTGATGTAAGCCATCACCAGGTAATACCGGTCCCGGTCCTGTTGGACGTCGAAAATGCGGGCGATGCCGGGATGGTCGATCTGGGCGGCCGCGAGGGCTTCGCGATACAGTCGCCGCACGTACGTCGGCTCCAGCAGGAGCATCGGCGTCGGAACCTTGAGCGCCAGCTGTTTCCCGGCCGGGTCCTCAGCGAGGTAGACGACGCCCATGCCTCCTTCGCCGAGCTGGCGGAGGACGCGATAGGGGCCGATGGCAGGCGGATGCGACATGCGCGGCGTTTCGTTGCAAGTCCGACGTTCAACCCAAGCCCGCTAATGGATCGTTGGCGCGGCCTGCTCGGGACGGGAATGGCCGTTCATCTTCGGCCACGCCATGCGGAAAACGCTTCCGCCATTCGGGCCGGGACGCACCGTCAGATCTCCGCCATGCTCGAGCATGATCTTGCGGCTCACGGCGAGGCCCAGTCCCGTGCCGTGCGACCCTTTGTTCGATTCGAACGCCCTGAAAATCCGGTCCCGATCTTCGGGGGCAACGCCAGGCCCGTTGTCGGCGACTTCCAGGATCAGCTGCTCGGCCTCGCGGTCAAACTGCGTGGTGACGCAGACTCTCGGCGATTCGACGCCGTCGACCGCTTCCAGTGCATTGACCACCAGGTTCAGCGCCGCGCGGTGGATCGCCTCGCTGTCGAAATCACTCACGGGAACGTCTGGAGAGAAATTGCGAATCAGCGCCACTCCCGTTTCCTCCGCCTGCTTCTGCATCAGATCGCAGACATCGGCGACCTGCGTATTCAGCTGGTCCGGCGCAAGAACAGGGTCCCGTTCCTTGCTGTAGGTCAGCATGTCCATCACGAGGCGGTAGATCCGGTCCTGGTTGCGTTCGACGATCTGCCAGCCCTTCTGGATCATCGTCGTATTCGTGTCCTTCAGCCCCAGGTCGATCAGGTAGCTTCCGCCGCGGATCCCCTGCAGGATGTTCTTGATGTGATGGCTGAGAACGGCCGTGGTGTGGCCGATCGCCGCGAGTCGTTCCGATTCGATCAGCGCCTGGCGGTAGCGAAAACTTTCCACGGCCGAAGCCGCCTGGCGGGCGACAGCTGCCAGCAGCGCGAGGTGATCGTCGTCGAAACGTGCCGCCCCGCTCCGGGCCGACCACTCGGGCCCCGACGTCGTGATGTCGACGTACAGCACGCCGAGCAGTTCGAAGCGGCCGAACATCGGCGCGCACAGCGCCTCGCGGATTCCGCTCTGCAGGATGCTCTCTGCCGAGTTGAACCGGTCGTCGTGACGGGCGTCCGACGTGCGGACCGCGACGCCATTCTGAATCACGTACTGGACAATGCTGCGCGAAACAGGGAATCGTTCTGAGGCGGGCAGGCCGGGACGACGGACGACGACGCGCGGTTCGATGCGATCGGTTTTCGCGTCCGCGACCAGCATGCATGCGCGATCGGCGCCGACCGCCGGGAGAGTGATCTCGAGCAGCTTCTGAAGCAGTTCCTCGAGCCGCGGACACGGCCGGGCGATCTCCTCGCCGATCTGGTAGAGGATGCGCAGGTTGGCCGCAGCGCGGCGGGAGACGGTCCAGTCGGCCAGCGCCCGTCCAAGCATGGCGTCAGGCTCGTGCCCCATCGAGCCGACAATGCGGGTGGCGTCAGGCTGGTCCCCGTTGTCGACGAACTCGACGTTCTGGGGGCGCGGCGGAGGTTCGCCGTTGGCCGAGAGCACGAGGATCGTCCGGCCCAGCTGAATATGATCGCCCGGTTTCAGCTTCCGGGTTTCCGCTCCCTGCCCGTTGACGAACGTGCCGTTCGAACTCCCCAGGTCGCGGATCGTCCAGGCCTCGCCGTCACGAATGAGGTGGGCATGATCGCGGGAAACTTCCGAATCCGTCAGGCAGATGACGTTCCGGGTCCCCCGGCCGATGCCGACGACCGCATCCGCCAGTTCAAATCGCGATCCCTGGTCGGGCCCCTGCACGACGAGCAGCGACATCTCCGAAGGGGAACCTGGGGAACTCCGACCGCTCATGAAACAACGTGGAGGCTGTGAAACGAGGCTTCGACTGTTGGCACGATCAGCAGCCGTTCAACGTACCGGCTGCGTGGATCGGCGTCACGTCGCGGATGCGGAGTTCCCGTGTTTGACGCGCCTCGAAGTGCGGCGGCGGGGGAATGTTCCGCAGGATCGGTTGTGATGCGGTTCTCCGGAGGGCATTACCCGCGGCACTTGTGATGTCCGGGTCTGGAATCTTCGGAGGGTCGGGCCGGTTGTGATGGTGTTGCGGATCTCCTTGCGCGGCGGACGCACCGTCGCTCGGGCCAGAAACCGGCCGTCAGACTTTGCCACGGTTTCCCGATCGCCTCGCCATCCGGTGAAACCGGGATACACGGGGGCAGTCGCTGCACGCAGCGCGCGCAAAACGAGGTACGATGACTCGGCCCCACCTCCGGGAGCGATCACCACCAATGCGAATCGTTTTTGCCAGCTCTGAAGCCGTTCCCTTCTCGAAAACCGGGGGGCTCGCCGACGTCGCAGCCGGGCTCACCAAGGCGCTCGCGGCGGCCGGTCATCATGTCACGCTGATCACGCCGCACTATCCCCGCCTGTTTCCGCCCGAACTCCCGCGCCTGCCGACCAAGGCGACCGTGCAGGTCCCTCTCGGCGCCAATCGCGTCACCGGACACCTGCTCCGCAGTGAGTTTCCGGACTCGAACGTCGACGTCGTCCTGATCGACCAGCAGGAGTTCTTCAACCGCGGCAGCCTGTATGTCGAGGGGGGACGCGACTACCCGGACAATGCCGAGCGGTTCCTCTTTTTCAGCCGCGCGGTGATGGAGGCGATTCATCGCCTCAATCTCGCCCCCGATGTCATTCATGCCAACGACTGGCAGACCGGCCTCGTGACGGCGCTCGTCGCGCAGGAATACCGACGACTCCCCGGCTGCGAACAGACGGCCAATATTTTCACGATCCACAACATGGCGTTCCAGGGACGGTTCCATCGGGATCTGATGGCGCTGACTGGAATCGACTGGCGTCATTTCAACTATCACGAGATGGAGTCGTATGGCGATCTCAACCTCCTGAAGACAGGCATCGTGTTTTCCGATGTCGTGACGACCGTCAGTCCGACCTACGCGAACGAGATCACTCGGGCCGAGTTTGGATACGGGCTCGAGAACACGCTGGGAGTGAAGTTCGACCGTCTCGTCGGAGTGTTGAACGGAGTCGATACGACGGAGTGGAATCCGAAGATCGATCCGTTCCTCGACACCTGCTATACGGCCTCGACGGTGGAAGCGGGGAAGGCAGCCTGCAAGGCGGCCCTTCAGAAAGAATTGGGACTGAACGCCGATCCCGACGCCCTGCTGTTTGGAATGGTCTCGCGGATGGCGGACCAGAAGGGGTTCGACCTCATCGCGGCCCGCATCGAGGACATCCTGAAGGCGAACGTGCAGTTCGCGTTTCTCGGGACGGGCGAACGACGCTACGAAGATCTCGTGACTCGGCTGGCCCAGGAGAATCCGGGCCGCATTTCCGCGTCGCTGGTGTTCAGCGAAGGGCTGGCCCATCGCATCGAAGCCGGGGCCGACGCCTACCTGATGCCGAGCCGGTTCGAGCCCTGCGGACTGAACCAGCAGTACAGCCTCCTGTATGGAACGGTCCCCATCGTCCATCGCACCGGAGGTCTGGCCGATACCGTCGTCGACGCGCGGCCCGAGACTGTCGCCAACGGCACGGCCAACGGATTCGTCTTCGACAGCTATGACCCCAACAGCTTCCTCACCTCCGTCTGGCAATGCGTCGGCTGCTTCCAGCACGACAAGGCCCAGTGGAGGCAGCTGATCCAGAACGGAATGCGCGAAGACCGCTCCTGGAAACGGAGCGCGGCCGAGTACGCGGCCATCTACGAACGGGCGATCGGCTGGCTGAAGTAGACCCTGGAGGCCCACGCCGAGACGGCCTTGCCGGACCGTGCGTCCCTCATTTCGACGCTCCCCGCCACGCTCTCACGCGCGGGGGCCGGAAGCCTGCGGCCCGGCGAGAACTATTGCCAGATCTGCCGATTGGCTACTTCCGGACAGCCGAATTGGTCAAACGCAATTGACGCTGGAAACGCTTCTCAAATAGAGCGACCGGACGGGTGTGCTTGCGTCGTTGAAGTGGTTGGCTGTCGGAAGTTTCCACGTGGCTGGTGGAGGCGTCTCCATCGGCGGAAGGTTCGTCTGCTCCGAAATGCGGGTAGTTCATGCCGATTCTTCGCAGTTTGCGCAATGCGATTCGTGGTCGGACCCAGCGTTTCGTCGTCCGGCGCCGATACGGCGTCGATCATCCCAGCGTGGTGACGCTGCCCGGCTCACCCCATCCCATTCACATTGACCCGGCCGACAGCCGAGCCTGGAAGATCCTCGTCATGGCGCCGCTGTTCGGTCGTCTCGCGCGGAACCAGACCTTCTGGCGGCAAGGCTGCAGCCGTCTGACCCCCAGTCTCGCGCTCGACATCGGCCTGAACTTTGGCGAGTGCCTCTTCGCGGCCGACTATGACATCCGCACGGAACTGCATGCCTATGAAGCCAACCCACGGCTGCGGGAGTATGTGACCCGATCCCTGGCCGCGCATCCCGCGCGAAACCAGATGCGGCTGCATTTCGGACTGGTCTCCGACAGGCCCGGACCGGCCGCAACGTTCTATATCGACCAGCGCTGGAGCGGTGGATCGTCGGCCATAGCCGGATTGAAGCCCGAAGAAAGAGATCGCTATCAGCCGGTCCAGGTTCCTGTTCTGTCGGTCGATTCGACGCTGGCGAACAGTGCTGCGAATCGACCGGGCGGGACGCTGGTCTTCAAGATCGATGTGGAGGGCTACGAGTTTCGGGTGCTGGAGGGAATGCAGACGACCCTGAGCGCTCCGAGGTGGTCGCTTGGGCTGATTGAATTCGATACCGCTCTGCTGAAGAAGGCGGGAGAATCGCTGGAGGGCTATTTCGCATTCCTGCAGGAGCGTTTTGAGGTCTACGCCTTCGTACGCGACTGCCGGGCGATACGCGCCCGCACCTGGAACGAACTGCGAGCTCTCTTCCGGAAGCCCGAGTTTCACACCGACCTGCTTCTAGCGTCAGGAGAGGCCGATGAAGCGCTGGTCGGATTCCTGAACGAATGGACCACGGACAACCGGGCACGGCAGATCCGGCGGGCCGCTTAAGAACATCGCTCTGCCTTTCGAGAAATCTCGCTGGCCAGGTTGTCCAGAATCATGCGGAGGGAGCCGTCATGGTCCGGCGAGATGTCCGGCGTCGGCAGTTGAAAGTGGCGTGCCAGCGCGAAATAGGCGTCTGAGTAGTCGATGCCGTCGAGCAGGCAGCCTGGTAGAGGGTGGCAAGTTCCCCTCAAGTGGGGAACCTGCCGTTGTCTACGACGGCAGGAAATGGTCACGTCGAGCTAAGACGATGACTGAATCGTCACATCGATCGTCCCGTTGCGACTCGGCAGCTTCTAGACTCGTGGGACCTTGTGGGTTTTCTTAAGGGCGATGCTGAATCCGATCGAGACCGTTCGGCCGGTTGCGGGATCGGCCCGGCCGTCGTGATTACCAGAACCAACTCGGCCGAGTTGGCCTATCCGTCGTCCGCTTCGGGGCGGTTTCGGCGGCCGTGGAACGCCAAATACTTGCCCCCTCCCACTCGGGGGCCCTTCGAAGCGACTGCCTGAATCAGCTGTTTCGCTGCTCGACAATAATTCTAGATCGCCGGCTCAGCCAGATGTTATGTTGCCCGCCGAACGGCAAGCCCTCTTCGCTGAACCGAGCTGCCGTACATCAACGCCGGCAGGATGACTCCCGATGCAAACCTCATCTCGAAATGCAGTGTGGATCGGCATCCTTCTGCTCTGCATCATGCCCAAGGGGCAGGCCGCAGCGGCGGGACTTATCCGCCAATTGCCACCCGATGGCGCCTGGAGCCTTTTCACGACTGTGACGTCGAGCGAGCCGGAATTGCAGGTCCCGAAGGACTCGAAGTTTCAGTTCGATTCGGCCCTTACCGGCAGGTCGGAAGTCTGGGGCTCTCTGAAACTGAGTTCCGTTGGACGAAAGACTGTCGATGGACGGAACTGCCGGTGGATCGAGATTGAAGTGAAGTCCCCCTCGCCTGGCTCTCACCCGGAAATCGTCGTCAAGATGCTCATTCCAGAAAAAGTTCTGGTCGAGGACACTGACCCCCTGGCCCAGGTCATCCGGTTGTACGTGCAATACGACCTTCTGAACGAAGGACAACCGACACTCATCGAGGACGAGAAGCGGAAGCGATACGAACTCGACCGCGTCCGACTTTGGCTTCTTCCGCCCGCAGGGACGACAACGCGGCTCAACGAACAGACGATTTCCACGAAGGCTGGAACCTTTTCCTGTCAGGGGGACTGCGGGGAACATCGTTTCCAGTCAACAGGCATCGTCGAGAATAGCGCCGGATCCTGGTCAGGCACCTTTCAGCGTTACCGTCACGAAAACGCTCCGTTCGGTGTCGTGTCGTTGTCGCTGATCGGGAATGCAATCGAGGAGATCGCAACGCCGCAAGCAAAAGTCAGAATGAAGACCGATGTGACACAGAGGGCGGTACTGACTGAAACCGGCATCGGAGCCAAGAGTCGATTCTCTCGCGTTGAGTGAATCATTCCCTTTCGCCGACACAGGTCATGCTTGATTCCCCGGCCGCTACGGAGCGTCCGGCCAGACGTCTCGTTTGTGGCGCAGCAGCATCTGGATCATCCGATCGACTGCGGAGGGCATCTTGATCCGCATGACGATGTCGTGCTGATGACTTGCCAGCCGGCTGGTAAGCTGGTGGGCATGAGCACGGGGAACCTTGGCGTTGCGGTGACACTGGCCTGGCTGGCCGGCGTTGGACTGGCTTACTGGGCTGGCGGGACACTCTTCGCACTCATTGTCGCGAGCGTTCCTGTCTTTATCGCATCCCAGTTGCTGCCATCCAGAAATCAGAAGCCATCCAAACCGAAAGCTGTCAAGCCGTCGAAGTCTCCGACCTATCCATGGTCCGATTAAACTGACCCACTACCCTGCAGTCGAGCTCGATCGGGCAGGGCGGGTGGACTTTTTGATACGAATCGATCGTGAAGGGGGGCGACGTCGATCCCGACCATCCGGGCGGCAGGTCGAATGCACGGCAGATCCGGTGGGCCGCTTAAGAACAGCGCTCTGCCTTTCGAGAAATCTCGCTGGCCAGGTTGTCCAGAATCATGCGGAGGGAGCCGTCATGGTCCGGCGAGATGTCCAGCTTCGGCAGTTGAAAGCGGCGTGCCAGCGCGAAGTAGACGTCTAAGTAGTCGATGCCGTCGAGCAGGCAGCCCAGAGGTTCATTCAGCAGAACTCGATCGCATAGCGGATCGATCCCCCGCAGACATGCCCGCACCGGGCCGACGAGATCGAGCGTTTCGGGCGAGGTGATCTGCGATCGCCGGATGAACTCGTCGTCGGTCATCGATGATCGTTGTCTCAACTCCGCCCGAAAGGCGCGAGAGGCGCTGCTCAGTTCATCAATCGCGAGCTCGATTGGCCGGCCAAGAACCTGAGAGATCAGGCAAATGACGACTGGAAGCTGGATCGTCGCCACGACGGCAAAGGCGATGCAAAGGACTTCACAGTCGGGAGTCGCAACCCTCCACAGGACGACGGACGCGGGAAACAGCAGGGCTTCCAGGGTCCAGAGCGCCTGATAGCGTCGCCGCTGGATTTCCAGGTCGGGCCATTGATGCTTCGCGACGCGATCGATCGTCCACTCGTCGATCATCTCGAGCGTCTCCAGCAGAGACGGAATCCGCGAGGCCCTGTGCCGGTCGAGACGACCAGGAAGAATACGTCAACAAGAGCGGGCGAAGGGACTCGAACCCTCGACATTTAGCTTGGGAAGCTAACACTCTACCAACTGAGTTACGCCCGCGAGCGTGGTTCGATAGTCTATCATCCGCCTTCCGGGTGAAAAGGGGACGCCTTGCGCTGTTCCCGCATTGTTCTCCGATCGCCGACTGTGGGGGCTGGCGCCCCGGAGTCGACCGCCTGCCTTCCGTTCGCCGCCTGGCCCGCCGGCAAGACCCGGTCCTCGCGAAACAGACCAGGAAGAACCGAGACCGGGAAAACTGACCCCGCCAGACAATTCGAGTGATACCCCCACGCGGCTGATGCGTTTGGGCTCTGCTCCGCGTGCCGAGATCTGTTCATGGATAACCGCCGTACACTGACGTTTTTCCTCCTGTTCGTTGCGGCCTGGCTGTGGGTCGGGCCGAG contains:
- a CDS encoding serine/threonine-protein kinase → MSHPPAIGPYRVLRQLGEGGMGVVYLAEDPAGKQLALKVPTPMLLLEPTYVRRLYREALAAAQIDHPGIARIFDVQQDRDRYYLVMAYITGRTLAETLDGGRRYSIPDSLALVSALARIVQVAHDAGIIHRDLKPGNIMLAPDGEPIVMDFGMARSINATDSLLTPTGAVAGTPGYMAPEQITADPADIGPACDIYALGVLLYELLTNSVPFSGNLATLLGSIVADPPTPLRRHLPDLPPALESACLKAMEKEPAKRYRSALEFAQTLDSLNAPA
- a CDS encoding ATP-binding protein; translated protein: MSLLVVQGPDQGSRFELADAVVGIGRGTRNVICLTDSEVSRDHAHLIRDGEAWTIRDLGSSNGTFVNGQGAETRKLKPGDHIQLGRTILVLSANGEPPPRPQNVEFVDNGDQPDATRIVGSMGHEPDAMLGRALADWTVSRRAAANLRILYQIGEEIARPCPRLEELLQKLLEITLPAVGADRACMLVADAKTDRIEPRVVVRRPGLPASERFPVSRSIVQYVIQNGVAVRTSDARHDDRFNSAESILQSGIREALCAPMFGRFELLGVLYVDITTSGPEWSARSGAARFDDDHLALLAAVARQAASAVESFRYRQALIESERLAAIGHTTAVLSHHIKNILQGIRGGSYLIDLGLKDTNTTMIQKGWQIVERNQDRIYRLVMDMLTYSKERDPVLAPDQLNTQVADVCDLMQKQAEETGVALIRNFSPDVPVSDFDSEAIHRAALNLVVNALEAVDGVESPRVCVTTQFDREAEQLILEVADNGPGVAPEDRDRIFRAFESNKGSHGTGLGLAVSRKIMLEHGGDLTVRPGPNGGSVFRMAWPKMNGHSRPEQAAPTIH
- the glgA gene encoding glycogen synthase GlgA — protein: MRIVFASSEAVPFSKTGGLADVAAGLTKALAAAGHHVTLITPHYPRLFPPELPRLPTKATVQVPLGANRVTGHLLRSEFPDSNVDVVLIDQQEFFNRGSLYVEGGRDYPDNAERFLFFSRAVMEAIHRLNLAPDVIHANDWQTGLVTALVAQEYRRLPGCEQTANIFTIHNMAFQGRFHRDLMALTGIDWRHFNYHEMESYGDLNLLKTGIVFSDVVTTVSPTYANEITRAEFGYGLENTLGVKFDRLVGVLNGVDTTEWNPKIDPFLDTCYTASTVEAGKAACKAALQKELGLNADPDALLFGMVSRMADQKGFDLIAARIEDILKANVQFAFLGTGERRYEDLVTRLAQENPGRISASLVFSEGLAHRIEAGADAYLMPSRFEPCGLNQQYSLLYGTVPIVHRTGGLADTVVDARPETVANGTANGFVFDSYDPNSFLTSVWQCVGCFQHDKAQWRQLIQNGMREDRSWKRSAAEYAAIYERAIGWLK
- a CDS encoding FkbM family methyltransferase yields the protein MPILRSLRNAIRGRTQRFVVRRRYGVDHPSVVTLPGSPHPIHIDPADSRAWKILVMAPLFGRLARNQTFWRQGCSRLTPSLALDIGLNFGECLFAADYDIRTELHAYEANPRLREYVTRSLAAHPARNQMRLHFGLVSDRPGPAATFYIDQRWSGGSSAIAGLKPEERDRYQPVQVPVLSVDSTLANSAANRPGGTLVFKIDVEGYEFRVLEGMQTTLSAPRWSLGLIEFDTALLKKAGESLEGYFAFLQERFEVYAFVRDCRAIRARTWNELRALFRKPEFHTDLLLASGEADEALVGFLNEWTTDNRARQIRRAA